The Sinomonas sp. P10A9 genome contains the following window.
CTGCCCGGCCACTCCGCGGAGACCGCGTACCTCGTCCACCGTCGCGACGAGCTTGAGGGCCCGCTGGGATAGGACGGCGACGCGACCCGCTGGGATAGGACAGCGGCGCGACCAGCTGGAATAGCGCGGCGACGCGACCCGAGAGGGCGCGCCGCCGCCGTCGTGCCTAATCCCTGCGAAGTGGCTCTGGGGCCAATTCGTCGGTAGAACTGAAGAGTACCGGCCTAGAAAAGTCGCTTTACCTGATGGGTATCGCCTTCCCATACTGGTCAGGACTTGTGTGGCTTGTGTCACCCAAGAGTGTTCGAACTGAGGCAGGAGTAGGCGATGAGTTCCATAGAAGCCCGGTCGGTGTGGCGCCGCAAGCCGCTGGACGCGATCGAAGAGGAAAGCGCCACGAGCGGCCTCCACAAGAGCCTGGGGCTGTGGCAGCTCACGGCGATCGGTGTGGGCGGGATCATCGGCGTCGGCATCTTCTCCCTCGCCGGTCTGGTGGCGCACGGCGATGCAGACAACCCGGGCGTGGGGCCTGCGGTGCTCATCTCCTTCCTCATCGCGGGGCTGGCGTCGGCCGCGGCCGCGCTCTCCTACGCCGAATTCGCGGGCATGATCCCACGCGCCGGATCCGCGTACACGTACGGTTCGGTGGCGCTCGGGGAGCTCGCGGGCTGGTTCATCGGCTGGGACCTGCTGCTCGAGTACATCGCCATCGTGGCCGTCGTCGCCATCGGCATCTCCGGCTATCTGGACGCGTTCCTGGGCGGCTTCGGCGTGCACCTGCCCGCCTGGATGGCCTCGACCGTGGACGAGGGAAAGGGCGGCATCATCAACCTGCCCGCCATCCTCATCTGCCTTCTGGTGACCCTGATCCTGAGCCGCGGCACCAAGGCGTTCGGCCGCTTCGAGCTCGCCGTGGTCGTCGTCAAGGTGGTCCTGATCCTGTTCATCGTGGGCCTGGGCGTGTTCTACATCAACACGAACAACTACGTGCCGTTCATGCCGAGCGGCTTCGCCCCGGTGGCCAGCGGCGCGGCCACGGTCTTCTTCGCCGTCTTCGGCTACGACGCGATGAGCACCGCCGCCGAGGAGGCCACCGACGGCAAGAAGCACATGCCCAAGGCGATCATCCTCTCGCTCGTCATCGCGATGCTCCTCTACGTCGCGGCGACCCTCGTCCTGACGGGCATGCAGAACTACCACGACATCGACCCCAAGGCGGGCTTCGCCTCCGCCTTCGCGGGCGTGGGCCTGCCCATCGTCGCGAGCATCATCTCCGTGTTCGCCGTGCTCTCCATCCTCACCGTGATGCTCACCTTCCTCCTCGGCGTGACCCGCGTGTGGTTCTCCATGAGCCGCGACGGCCTGCTGCCCAAGTGGTTCTCCAAGGTGGACCGCGGCGGGACCCCGCAGCGCGTGACGTGGA
Protein-coding sequences here:
- a CDS encoding amino acid permease encodes the protein MSSIEARSVWRRKPLDAIEEESATSGLHKSLGLWQLTAIGVGGIIGVGIFSLAGLVAHGDADNPGVGPAVLISFLIAGLASAAAALSYAEFAGMIPRAGSAYTYGSVALGELAGWFIGWDLLLEYIAIVAVVAIGISGYLDAFLGGFGVHLPAWMASTVDEGKGGIINLPAILICLLVTLILSRGTKAFGRFELAVVVVKVVLILFIVGLGVFYINTNNYVPFMPSGFAPVASGAATVFFAVFGYDAMSTAAEEATDGKKHMPKAIILSLVIAMLLYVAATLVLTGMQNYHDIDPKAGFASAFAGVGLPIVASIISVFAVLSILTVMLTFLLGVTRVWFSMSRDGLLPKWFSKVDRGGTPQRVTWIAGAGSAFLAGVFPIRAVADLTNIGILAAFVVVCVSVIVFRRTKPHAPRTFRLPWMPVVPAFGVIASLALITQLHWETWVRFVVWLAIGLVIYFAYGRKHSLLNPDSPRHTREASRRA